In Streptomyces paludis, the genomic stretch ATGTGCCGCACCTCGGGCGTCACGCCTTCCTTCTCGGCGTACGCCAGCATCCCGTGGAAGACGTCCAACTGCCGTGCGATGGACGGGTGTCCGGGCTCGTCGGCGCAGGCGAAGTGCGACCAGAGGCCGGTGACGTGGACCAGCCCGGCGGCCTGCGCGGCGAGGGAGGCACCGACGAGTTCCGGCCAGTCGGCGGGCTGGCAGCCGTTACGGCCGAGACCGGTGTCGGCCTTGAGCTGGATACGGGCGGGCCGCCCCGCCTCCCGCGCGGCGGCGGTCACCTCGCGCAGCGCCCACATCCCGCTGACGGCGATGTCGAGGTCGGCCTCGATGCCCTCGCGCCAGGGGTCCCCGGGCGTCCACAGCCAGCACATCACCCGCCCGTCGATCCCCGCGGCCCGCAGCGCGAGCGCCTCGTGCGGCGTCGCGGTCCCCAGCCACCCGGCCCCGGCCGCACGGGCGGCCCGGGCGACGGGCACCATGCCGTGCCCGTACGCGTCGGACTTGACGACGGCCATCAGCCCCGCCCCACCCCCGACCCGCGCCCGCAGGGCCCGCACATTGCCCCGCAGGGCAGCAAGATCGACTTCGGCACGGGCCCGGGGGGCGGCGGTCGAGGTCTGTGTCATTCCGGTCATCATCGCCAGTGTCTCAGAAGGGCCCCTCCGCGAAGGGTTGCGGCCGTCTCCTGACCTCAGGGCATGACAAACGGAAGGAGCGAGAGAAGCAGGAGCGAGAGAAACGGGAGGAGCGACCGCGACGCTCGCTCACCCCACCACATTCCGCCACGCCTCCGGCAGCCACGCAGCCACATCGTCCGCCGCCACCGGCGCCCCCCGCGCCGCCAGCCGCGCCGCCAAGCCGTGCAGGTACGCGGCCACCGAGCCCGCGTCGCGCGGGGGCAGGCCCGTGGCCAGGAGGGATCCGGCGAGGCCGGACAGGACGTCGCCGCTGCCCGCCGTGGCCAGCCAGGGCGTCCCGGTGGGGTTCACCCGTACGGGAACGCCCGCGTCCGGGTCCGCGACCAGCGTCGTCGAGCCCTTCAGCAGCACCGTCGCGCCGTACCGCGCCGCCAGTTCCCGTACGGCGTCGAGGCGGCCCGCCTCGACGTCCTCGCGTGGGATGCCGAGCAGCGCCGCCGCCTCCCCCGCGTGCGGGGTGAGCAGCGTGGTCGCCGTGGCGGCCCGCGCCGAGCGCCCCCGGAGCGTCTCCACGTCCAGCAGCCGCAGCCCGTCCGCGTCGACCAGCACCGGTACGTCCGAGGCCAGCACGTCCGCGACGGCCGCCGTCGCCCAGGAGCCGTCGCCGAGGCCGGGGCCGACCACCCAGGACTGGACCCGGCCGGCGGCGGACGGCGAGCCCTCGTGCACCAGCGTCTCGGGGAAGCGCGCGAGCACCGCCTCGACGCCGGGCCCGACGTACCGCACCGCCCCCGCGCCACCCCGCAGCGCCCCCGCGACGGCGAGCACGGCGGCCCCCGGATAGCGCGCGGAACCGGCGACGACCCCGACGACCCCGCGCCGGTACTTGTCGCTCTCGCCGGTCGGCACGGGCAGCAGCCGCGCGACATCCGCGTGCTGGAGCGCCTCCAGGGCCGGTACGGACGGCAGATACGGCCCGAGCCCGATGTCCACGAGCCGCAGCGCGCCCGCCCGCTCCCGGGCCGGGTCGACGAGCAGGCCCGGCTTGTACGTACCGAAGGTCACCGTCGCGTCCGCGCGCACCGCCTCCCCGGCCACCTCGCCGCTGTCCGCCTCCACCCCGCTGGGCAGATCGACGGCGACGACCATCGCGCTCCCGCTCCGCGCCGCCCGCGCCACCGGTACGGCGTCGGGCCGCAGTCCGCCGCGCCCGCCGATGCCGGTGATGCCGTCGAGGACGAGATCGGCGGCGGCCAGTACGTCGAAGGGGTCGTCGGCGACGCGCCCGCCCGCGCCCAGCAGCGCGCCGAGGCCGCCCTGGTGCGTACGGCCGGGAACGAGCAGCACGGCGCACACACCGGCGCCCCTGCGGGCCAGCCGCGCGCCGGCGTACAGCGCGTCACCGCCGTTGTCGCCACTGCCGACGAGGAGGACGACACGCGCCCCGTACACCCGGCCGCGCGCCTCGCGGAGCAGCCCCGCGCAGGCCGCCGCGAGCCCGGCCGCCGCGCGCTGCATGAGCGCGCCCTCGGGGAGCCGGTCCATCAACTCCCGCTCGGCGTTACGGACGGCCGCCACCGAATGAGCGGTACGCATGTCTCAAACCACCTCCATCGATCAACTACCGATCAACTGCCGATCCCCCTTCGGCAACTACCGATCATCCCTCGGCCGATCAGCCACCACGGCCGATCAGCCGCCTCCACGATCACCCCTCCACGATCACCCCTCCGCGATCACGACCGCCGACGCCACCCCCGCGTCATGGCTGAGCGAGACATGCCAGCTCCGCACCCCCAGCTCGGCCGCGCGCGCCGCCACCGTCCCGCGCACCCGCAGCCGGGGCTGCCCGCTGCCCTCCTGCCACACCTCGGCGTCGGTCCAGTGCAGCCCAGGGGGCGCGCCGAGCGCCTTGGCGACGGCTTCCTTGGCGGCGAACCGCGCGGCCAGGGAGGCGACCCCGCGCCGCTCGCCGCTCGGCAGGAGCAGCTCGCTCGCGGAGAAGAGCCGGTCGGCGAGGAGCGGGGTCCGCTCCAGGGACGCCGCGAACCGGTCGATGGCGGCGACGTCGATGCCCACCCCAATGATCATTTACCGAACCTCACAGAGTCGCACCGAACCTCACTCCACTGTCACGGACTTGGCCAGATTCCGGGGCTGATCCACTTCATTGCCCCGCGCCGTGGCCAGCTCGCACGCGAAGACCTGCAACGGCACGGTAGCGACCAGCGGCTGAAGCAGCGTCGGCACCACCGGAATCCGGATCAGATGATCGGCGTACGGCGCCACCTCCTCGTCCCCCTCCTCCGCGATCACGATCGTGCGCGCGCCCCTGGCCCGGATCTCCTGGATGTTGGACACGATCTTGCCGTGCAGCACCGAGCGCCCGCGCGGCGACGGTACGACGACGACCACCGGCAGATCGTCCTCGACGAGCGCGATCGGACCGTGCTTCAGCTCGCCCGCCGCGAA encodes the following:
- a CDS encoding holo-ACP synthase; amino-acid sequence: MIIGVGIDVAAIDRFAASLERTPLLADRLFSASELLLPSGERRGVASLAARFAAKEAVAKALGAPPGLHWTDAEVWQEGSGQPRLRVRGTVAARAAELGVRSWHVSLSHDAGVASAVVIAEG
- a CDS encoding NAD(P)H-hydrate dehydratase, with amino-acid sequence MRTAHSVAAVRNAERELMDRLPEGALMQRAAAGLAAACAGLLREARGRVYGARVVLLVGSGDNGGDALYAGARLARRGAGVCAVLLVPGRTHQGGLGALLGAGGRVADDPFDVLAAADLVLDGITGIGGRGGLRPDAVPVARAARSGSAMVVAVDLPSGVEADSGEVAGEAVRADATVTFGTYKPGLLVDPARERAGALRLVDIGLGPYLPSVPALEALQHADVARLLPVPTGESDKYRRGVVGVVAGSARYPGAAVLAVAGALRGGAGAVRYVGPGVEAVLARFPETLVHEGSPSAAGRVQSWVVGPGLGDGSWATAAVADVLASDVPVLVDADGLRLLDVETLRGRSARAATATTLLTPHAGEAAALLGIPREDVEAGRLDAVRELAARYGATVLLKGSTTLVADPDAGVPVRVNPTGTPWLATAGSGDVLSGLAGSLLATGLPPRDAGSVAAYLHGLAARLAARGAPVAADDVAAWLPEAWRNVVG
- the alr gene encoding alanine racemase; translated protein: MTQTSTAAPRARAEVDLAALRGNVRALRARVGGGAGLMAVVKSDAYGHGMVPVARAARAAGAGWLGTATPHEALALRAAGIDGRVMCWLWTPGDPWREGIEADLDIAVSGMWALREVTAAAREAGRPARIQLKADTGLGRNGCQPADWPELVGASLAAQAAGLVHVTGLWSHFACADEPGHPSIARQLDVFHGMLAYAEKEGVTPEVRHIANSPAALTLPESYFDLVRTGVAMYGLSPSPEIGVPADFGLRPVMTLAASVALVKGVPAGHGVSYGHRYVTPAETHLGLIPLGYADGIPRHASGRGPVLVGGVRRRVAGTVAMDQFVVDLGADTPEPGAEAILFGPGDRGEPTAEDWARAADTIAYEIVTRIGARVPRVYVDGEGAAHSVGAP